The Stigmatopora argus isolate UIUO_Sarg chromosome 23, RoL_Sarg_1.0, whole genome shotgun sequence genome contains a region encoding:
- the mybpc1 gene encoding myosin-binding protein C, slow-type isoform X5: MPEPEKKDETPNGQPEVWSLGESQSAEEVDKPIETPTSTLLTLKPVSGTVTVGGDITFVAKVEAKDLLRKPTVKWFKGKWMDLASKTGKHLQLKETFDRNTKVHTFEMQIIKAKENYAGNYRCEVSLKDKFDSCSFDLEVKEAGGSQSIDIRSAFKRSTDGQEDAGELDFSALLKHREHKQQDDTPEVDVWEILKKARPDQYEKIAFMYGITDLRGLLRRMKKIPKEEKKSEAFAKKLDPAYQVDKGGKIRLIVDLTDPTVDLKWYKNGHEIRPSPKYIFEHKGTQRIMVINNCGMNDDSAYSVAAGDEKCSTELFVKELPVKIAKGIEPVTTTVNERIELMCEVSEEGAPVKWMKNGVEIPTGVRSRYRVKCEGNKHYLVIDDASLEDTGTYSIMASGGSSEAHVQVDLKPLKIHQDLQDTKVVLGKPLKLQCEISPGNVPGRWYRNGQLIQPNDRISITHKNRVHELSIETSSLHDSGDYTFVPEGYSHSLSAKIHVIDPPKVHLEGLNFVDNTVTVVAGNKMRLDIPISGEPAPKVVWMKGERVILESGNRVRAETYVDQTTLTIEITEREDTGNYKLVLQNEAGEASASIKLKVVDIPDSPDAPLVPVIGGDWCSMTWEPPKYDGGSPILGYYIERKKKQSSRWMRINFDLIKETTYEPKKMIEGVPYEVRIFAINAIGVSKPSEPSKAFTPLAVTSEPTMLVVDDVTDTTVTIKWRPPETIGAAGLDGYLVEYCLEGSEEWIPANTELIDKTRYTIKGLTPESKVFIRVKAVNAAGASVPRTTQHAVLVKEVIEPPKIRVPRHLKQTYTKRVGEAVNLVVPFMGKPRPKVTWLKDGQPIDPAHVSIRNTDSDSIIFIRKAERSHSGKYHMNVQVESHVDSAEMDIQVIDLPGPPQMVTIEDVWGENVSLSWTPPRDNGNAAITGYTIQKADKKTMEWYTCIEHYHRNSIAITELVVGNEYYFRVFSENMCGLSESATQTKKSALIVKEDMKMKLIEHNDHDFNEAPKFTQPLINTFGIAGYNTTLNCSVRAHPKAKVTWMKNKIIIGDDPRYRMFSNQGVCTLEIRKPSPYDGGMYTCRAINDLGEAQVECKLEVKGGFTFYELLQRGVPLHLIDKYMTETKVVEQDK; encoded by the exons ATGCCAGAGCCCGAGAAGAAAG ATGAGACACCAAATGGCCAACCGGAAG TGTGGTCTTTGGGTGAGTCTCAGTCCGCGGAGGAAGTGGACAAGCCCATCGAgacccccacctccaccctgctAACGCTGAAACCCGTTAGCGGCACGGTGACCGTGG GTGGCGATATCACCTTTGTGGCAAAAGTGGAGGCCAAAGACCTACTGCGCAAACCCACCGTCAAGTGGTTTAAGGGAAAATGGATGGACTTGGCCAGCAAGACAGGGAAGCACTTGCAGCTCAAAGAGACCTTTGACCGCAATACCAAG GTCCATACGTTTGAGATGCAAATCATCAAGGCTAAGGAAAACTATGCAGGCAACTACAGGTGCGAAGTCAGCCTCAAGGACAAGTTTGACAGCTGCTCCTTCGACCTGGAAGTGAAAG AAGCTGGGGGATCGCAAAGTATTGATATTCGATCCGCTTTTAAAAGGAG CACTGACGGCCAAGAAGATGCAGGGGAGCTTGACTTTAGCGCTCTCCTTAAACATAG GGAACATAAACAGCAGGACGACACTCCCGAGGTGGATGTGTGGGAGATCCTCAAGAAAGCCCGTCCGGATCAGTACGAGAAGATTGCCTTCATGTATGGTATTACAGATCTGAGAGGACTGTTGCGCAGAATGAAGAAGATTCCCAAAGAGGAGAAGAAGAGCGAAG CTTTTGCAAAGAAGTTGGATCCTGCGTATCAAGTGGATAAAGGTGGCAAGATCCGCCTGATCGTGGACTTGACAGATCCCACGGTTGACCTAAAGTGGTACAAAAATGGACATGAGATCCGTCCAAGTCCCAA GTACATATTTGAGCACAAGGGTACACAAAGGATCATGGTCATCAACAACTGCGGCATGAATGATGATTCGGCGTATTCTGTGGCGGCGGGGGACGAGAAGTGCTCCACAGAGCTGTTTGTCAAAG AATTGCCGGTGAAGATCGCTAAAGGAATTGAACCCGTGACAACCACGGTGAATGAGCGGATCGAACTGATGTGTGAGGTCTCAGAGGAAGGTGCGCCGGTCAAATG GATGAAGAACGGTGTTGAGATTCCAACAGGGGTTCGATCCAGATATCGAGTAAAGTGCGAGGGAAACAAACACTATCTTGTGATCGATGATGCCTCCCTGGAAGATACCGGGACTTATTCCATCATGGCCTCTGGTGGCTCGTCCGAAGCTCACGTACAGGTTGACT TGAAACCACTGAAGATCCATCAGGACCTGCAGGATACAAAGGTGGTGCTGGGCAAGCCCTTAAAGCTGCAGTGTGAGATATCTCCGGGCAACGTCCCCGGCCGATGGTACAGGAATGGACAGTTGATCCAACCCAACGACCGCATCAGcatcacacacaaaaatag ggttCACGAGCTTTCAATTGAAACAAGCTCCCTTCACGATTCAGGAGATTACACTTTTGTACCTGAAGGGTACTCACATAGCCTTTCTGCCAAGATTCATGTCATAG ATCCACCAAAGGTTCACTTGGAGGGCTTGAACTTCGTCGACAACACTGTGACAGTCGTTGCCGGAAACAAAATGCGCTTGGATATCCCAATAAGTGGAGAACCAGCCCCCAAGGTGGTGTGGATGAAAGGCGAAAGG GTAATTTTGGAGTCCGGAAATCGCGTCCGAGCTGAAACATATGTTGACCAGACTACCCTGACCATCGAAATCACGGAGCGTGAAGACACGGGCAATTATAAGCTAGTCCTTCAAAATGAGGCTGGTGAGGCCTCGGCAAGTATCAAACTGAAGGTCGTAG ACATCCCCGATTCTCCAGATGCTCCTTTGGTCCCTGTGATTGGAGGTGATTGGTGCTCCATGACATGGGAGCCACCCAAATATGACGGCGGTTCACCAATCTTAG GCTACTACATTGAGAGAAAAAAGAAGCAGAGTTCAAGATGGATGAGAATTAATTTTGACCTGATCAAAGAGACAACCTATGAGCCCAAGAAGATGATCGAAGGTGTGCCTTATGAAGTGCGGATATTTGCAATCAACGCAATCGGAGTGTCCAAGCCTAGTGAACCATCTAAAGCCTTTACCCCCCTTG CTGTGACCAGCGAGCCCACAATGCTAGTGGTGGATGACGTAACCGACACCACCGTGACCATCAAGTGGCGTCCTCCGGAGACAATCGGGGCTGCTGGACTCGACGGGTATTTAGTGGAGTACTGCCTTGAAGGAT CTGAGGAGTGGATCCCGGCCAACACCGAACTGATAGACAAGACCAGGTACACAATCAAAGGCCTGACACCTGAGAGCAAAGTCTTCATTCGGGTCAAGGCCGTCAATGCTGCTGGAGCCAGTGTTCCCCGAACAACTCAGCACGCTGTTCTTGTCAAGGAAGTTATCG AACCACCTAAGATCCGTGTCCCCCGTCACCTGAAGCAGACTTACACCAAAAGAGTTGGGGAAGCGGTCAACCTGGTGGTGCCGTTCATG GGCAAACCTAGGCCGAAGGTCACCTGGCTGAAGGATGGTCAACCCAtagatccggcccacgtgagcATCCGTAATACAGACAGCGACAGCATCATCTTTATCCGAAAAGCAGAGCGTAGCCACTCTGGGAAGTACCACATGAATGTGCAGGTGGAAAGCCACGTGGATTCGGCCGAAATGGACATACAGGTCATAG ACCTGCCTGGGCCTCCTCAGATGGTAACCATCGAAGACGTCTGGGGAGAAAATGTTTCCCTGTCCTGGACACCCCCAAGAGATAACGGCAATGCTGCTATAACCGGCTACACCATTCAAAAGGCAGACAAGAAGACAATG GAATGGTACACGTGCATTGAGCACTACCATCGCAACTCCATCGCCATCACGGAATTGGTGGTCGGGAATGAGTACTACTTCAGGGTTTTTTCAGAGAACATGTGTGGACTTAGCGAGTCGGCCACCCAAACCAAGAAAAGCGCCCTGATCGTCAAAGAAG ACATGAAGATGAAACTCATCGAGCACAACGACCACGACTTCAACGAGGCTCCCAAGTTCACACAGCCGCTCATCAACACGTTTGGCATCGCTGGTTACAACACCACCCTCAACTGCAGCGTGCGCGCTCACCCCAAG GCCAAAGTGACCTGGATGAAAAACAAGATCATCATTGGCGACGACCCGCGCTATCGCATGTTCAGCAACCAGGGCGTGTGCACGCTGGAAATCAGGAAACCCAGCCCTTATGACGGTGGCATGTACACCTGCAGGGCCATCAACGACTTGGGGGAAGCCCAGGTGGAGTGTAAACTGGAGGTCAAAG GAGGGTTCACCTTCTACGAACTCTTGCAACGCGGCGTGCCCCTCCACCTGATTGACAAGTACATGACCGAGACAAAGGTTGTTGAACAAGACAAGTAG
- the mybpc1 gene encoding myosin-binding protein C, slow-type isoform X1: MPEPEKKDETPNGQPEVWSLGESQSAEEVDKPIETPTSTLLTLKPVSGTVTVGGDITFVAKVEAKDLLRKPTVKWFKGKWMDLASKTGKHLQLKETFDRNTKVHTFEMQIIKAKENYAGNYRCEVSLKDKFDSCSFDLEVKAGGSQSIDIRSAFKRSTDGQEDAGELDFSALLKHREHKQQDDTPEVDVWEILKKARPDQYEKIAFMYGITDLRGLLRRMKKIPKEEKKSEAFAKKLDPAYQVDKGGKIRLIVDLTDPTVDLKWYKNGHEIRPSPKYIFEHKGTQRIMVINNCGMNDDSAYSVAAGDEKCSTELFVKELPVKIAKGIEPVTTTVNERIELMCEVSEEGAPVKWMKNGVEIPTGVRSRYRVKCEGNKHYLVIDDASLEDTGTYSIMASGGSSEAHVQVDLKPLKIHQDLQDTKVVLGKPLKLQCEISPGNVPGRWYRNGQLIQPNDRISITHKNRVHELSIETSSLHDSGDYTFVPEGYSHSLSAKIHVIGTYVQIRHREFTSHTPGNWLSISCSFSLDPPKVHLEGLNFVDNTVTVVAGNKMRLDIPISGEPAPKVVWMKGERVILESGNRVRAETYVDQTTLTIEITEREDTGNYKLVLQNEAGEASASIKLKVVDIPDSPDAPLVPVIGGDWCSMTWEPPKYDGGSPILGYYIERKKKQSSRWMRINFDLIKETTYEPKKMIEGVPYEVRIFAINAIGVSKPSEPSKAFTPLAVTSEPTMLVVDDVTDTTVTIKWRPPETIGAAGLDGYLVEYCLEGSEEWIPANTELIDKTRYTIKGLTPESKVFIRVKAVNAAGASVPRTTQHAVLVKEVIEPPKIRVPRHLKQTYTKRVGEAVNLVVPFMGKPRPKVTWLKDGQPIDPAHVSIRNTDSDSIIFIRKAERSHSGKYHMNVQVESHVDSAEMDIQVIDLPGPPQMVTIEDVWGENVSLSWTPPRDNGNAAITGYTIQKADKKTMEWYTCIEHYHRNSIAITELVVGNEYYFRVFSENMCGLSESATQTKKSALIVKEDMKMKLIEHNDHDFNEAPKFTQPLINTFGIAGYNTTLNCSVRAHPKAKVTWMKNKIIIGDDPRYRMFSNQGVCTLEIRKPSPYDGGMYTCRAINDLGEAQVECKLEVKGGFTFYELLQRGVPLHLIDKYMTETKVVEQDK, encoded by the exons ATGCCAGAGCCCGAGAAGAAAG ATGAGACACCAAATGGCCAACCGGAAG TGTGGTCTTTGGGTGAGTCTCAGTCCGCGGAGGAAGTGGACAAGCCCATCGAgacccccacctccaccctgctAACGCTGAAACCCGTTAGCGGCACGGTGACCGTGG GTGGCGATATCACCTTTGTGGCAAAAGTGGAGGCCAAAGACCTACTGCGCAAACCCACCGTCAAGTGGTTTAAGGGAAAATGGATGGACTTGGCCAGCAAGACAGGGAAGCACTTGCAGCTCAAAGAGACCTTTGACCGCAATACCAAG GTCCATACGTTTGAGATGCAAATCATCAAGGCTAAGGAAAACTATGCAGGCAACTACAGGTGCGAAGTCAGCCTCAAGGACAAGTTTGACAGCTGCTCCTTCGACCTGGAAGTGAAAG CTGGGGGATCGCAAAGTATTGATATTCGATCCGCTTTTAAAAGGAG CACTGACGGCCAAGAAGATGCAGGGGAGCTTGACTTTAGCGCTCTCCTTAAACATAG GGAACATAAACAGCAGGACGACACTCCCGAGGTGGATGTGTGGGAGATCCTCAAGAAAGCCCGTCCGGATCAGTACGAGAAGATTGCCTTCATGTATGGTATTACAGATCTGAGAGGACTGTTGCGCAGAATGAAGAAGATTCCCAAAGAGGAGAAGAAGAGCGAAG CTTTTGCAAAGAAGTTGGATCCTGCGTATCAAGTGGATAAAGGTGGCAAGATCCGCCTGATCGTGGACTTGACAGATCCCACGGTTGACCTAAAGTGGTACAAAAATGGACATGAGATCCGTCCAAGTCCCAA GTACATATTTGAGCACAAGGGTACACAAAGGATCATGGTCATCAACAACTGCGGCATGAATGATGATTCGGCGTATTCTGTGGCGGCGGGGGACGAGAAGTGCTCCACAGAGCTGTTTGTCAAAG AATTGCCGGTGAAGATCGCTAAAGGAATTGAACCCGTGACAACCACGGTGAATGAGCGGATCGAACTGATGTGTGAGGTCTCAGAGGAAGGTGCGCCGGTCAAATG GATGAAGAACGGTGTTGAGATTCCAACAGGGGTTCGATCCAGATATCGAGTAAAGTGCGAGGGAAACAAACACTATCTTGTGATCGATGATGCCTCCCTGGAAGATACCGGGACTTATTCCATCATGGCCTCTGGTGGCTCGTCCGAAGCTCACGTACAGGTTGACT TGAAACCACTGAAGATCCATCAGGACCTGCAGGATACAAAGGTGGTGCTGGGCAAGCCCTTAAAGCTGCAGTGTGAGATATCTCCGGGCAACGTCCCCGGCCGATGGTACAGGAATGGACAGTTGATCCAACCCAACGACCGCATCAGcatcacacacaaaaatag ggttCACGAGCTTTCAATTGAAACAAGCTCCCTTCACGATTCAGGAGATTACACTTTTGTACCTGAAGGGTACTCACATAGCCTTTCTGCCAAGATTCATGTCATAGGTACGTACGTTCAAATAAGGCACAGGGAGTTCACATCTCACACACCCGGAAATTGGCTAAGCATTTCATGTTCTTTTTCTTTAGATCCACCAAAGGTTCACTTGGAGGGCTTGAACTTCGTCGACAACACTGTGACAGTCGTTGCCGGAAACAAAATGCGCTTGGATATCCCAATAAGTGGAGAACCAGCCCCCAAGGTGGTGTGGATGAAAGGCGAAAGG GTAATTTTGGAGTCCGGAAATCGCGTCCGAGCTGAAACATATGTTGACCAGACTACCCTGACCATCGAAATCACGGAGCGTGAAGACACGGGCAATTATAAGCTAGTCCTTCAAAATGAGGCTGGTGAGGCCTCGGCAAGTATCAAACTGAAGGTCGTAG ACATCCCCGATTCTCCAGATGCTCCTTTGGTCCCTGTGATTGGAGGTGATTGGTGCTCCATGACATGGGAGCCACCCAAATATGACGGCGGTTCACCAATCTTAG GCTACTACATTGAGAGAAAAAAGAAGCAGAGTTCAAGATGGATGAGAATTAATTTTGACCTGATCAAAGAGACAACCTATGAGCCCAAGAAGATGATCGAAGGTGTGCCTTATGAAGTGCGGATATTTGCAATCAACGCAATCGGAGTGTCCAAGCCTAGTGAACCATCTAAAGCCTTTACCCCCCTTG CTGTGACCAGCGAGCCCACAATGCTAGTGGTGGATGACGTAACCGACACCACCGTGACCATCAAGTGGCGTCCTCCGGAGACAATCGGGGCTGCTGGACTCGACGGGTATTTAGTGGAGTACTGCCTTGAAGGAT CTGAGGAGTGGATCCCGGCCAACACCGAACTGATAGACAAGACCAGGTACACAATCAAAGGCCTGACACCTGAGAGCAAAGTCTTCATTCGGGTCAAGGCCGTCAATGCTGCTGGAGCCAGTGTTCCCCGAACAACTCAGCACGCTGTTCTTGTCAAGGAAGTTATCG AACCACCTAAGATCCGTGTCCCCCGTCACCTGAAGCAGACTTACACCAAAAGAGTTGGGGAAGCGGTCAACCTGGTGGTGCCGTTCATG GGCAAACCTAGGCCGAAGGTCACCTGGCTGAAGGATGGTCAACCCAtagatccggcccacgtgagcATCCGTAATACAGACAGCGACAGCATCATCTTTATCCGAAAAGCAGAGCGTAGCCACTCTGGGAAGTACCACATGAATGTGCAGGTGGAAAGCCACGTGGATTCGGCCGAAATGGACATACAGGTCATAG ACCTGCCTGGGCCTCCTCAGATGGTAACCATCGAAGACGTCTGGGGAGAAAATGTTTCCCTGTCCTGGACACCCCCAAGAGATAACGGCAATGCTGCTATAACCGGCTACACCATTCAAAAGGCAGACAAGAAGACAATG GAATGGTACACGTGCATTGAGCACTACCATCGCAACTCCATCGCCATCACGGAATTGGTGGTCGGGAATGAGTACTACTTCAGGGTTTTTTCAGAGAACATGTGTGGACTTAGCGAGTCGGCCACCCAAACCAAGAAAAGCGCCCTGATCGTCAAAGAAG ACATGAAGATGAAACTCATCGAGCACAACGACCACGACTTCAACGAGGCTCCCAAGTTCACACAGCCGCTCATCAACACGTTTGGCATCGCTGGTTACAACACCACCCTCAACTGCAGCGTGCGCGCTCACCCCAAG GCCAAAGTGACCTGGATGAAAAACAAGATCATCATTGGCGACGACCCGCGCTATCGCATGTTCAGCAACCAGGGCGTGTGCACGCTGGAAATCAGGAAACCCAGCCCTTATGACGGTGGCATGTACACCTGCAGGGCCATCAACGACTTGGGGGAAGCCCAGGTGGAGTGTAAACTGGAGGTCAAAG GAGGGTTCACCTTCTACGAACTCTTGCAACGCGGCGTGCCCCTCCACCTGATTGACAAGTACATGACCGAGACAAAGGTTGTTGAACAAGACAAGTAG
- the mybpc1 gene encoding myosin-binding protein C, slow-type isoform X3 — MPEPEKKDETPNGQPEVWSLGESQSAEEVDKPIETPTSTLLTLKPVSGTVTVGGDITFVAKVEAKDLLRKPTVKWFKGKWMDLASKTGKHLQLKETFDRNTKVHTFEMQIIKAKENYAGNYRCEVSLKDKFDSCSFDLEVKAGGSQSIDIRSAFKRREHKQQDDTPEVDVWEILKKARPDQYEKIAFMYGITDLRGLLRRMKKIPKEEKKSEAFAKKLDPAYQVDKGGKIRLIVDLTDPTVDLKWYKNGHEIRPSPKYIFEHKGTQRIMVINNCGMNDDSAYSVAAGDEKCSTELFVKELPVKIAKGIEPVTTTVNERIELMCEVSEEGAPVKWMKNGVEIPTGVRSRYRVKCEGNKHYLVIDDASLEDTGTYSIMASGGSSEAHVQVDLKPLKIHQDLQDTKVVLGKPLKLQCEISPGNVPGRWYRNGQLIQPNDRISITHKNRVHELSIETSSLHDSGDYTFVPEGYSHSLSAKIHVIGTYVQIRHREFTSHTPGNWLSISCSFSLDPPKVHLEGLNFVDNTVTVVAGNKMRLDIPISGEPAPKVVWMKGERVILESGNRVRAETYVDQTTLTIEITEREDTGNYKLVLQNEAGEASASIKLKVVDIPDSPDAPLVPVIGGDWCSMTWEPPKYDGGSPILGYYIERKKKQSSRWMRINFDLIKETTYEPKKMIEGVPYEVRIFAINAIGVSKPSEPSKAFTPLAVTSEPTMLVVDDVTDTTVTIKWRPPETIGAAGLDGYLVEYCLEGSEEWIPANTELIDKTRYTIKGLTPESKVFIRVKAVNAAGASVPRTTQHAVLVKEVIEPPKIRVPRHLKQTYTKRVGEAVNLVVPFMGKPRPKVTWLKDGQPIDPAHVSIRNTDSDSIIFIRKAERSHSGKYHMNVQVESHVDSAEMDIQVIDLPGPPQMVTIEDVWGENVSLSWTPPRDNGNAAITGYTIQKADKKTMEWYTCIEHYHRNSIAITELVVGNEYYFRVFSENMCGLSESATQTKKSALIVKEDMKMKLIEHNDHDFNEAPKFTQPLINTFGIAGYNTTLNCSVRAHPKAKVTWMKNKIIIGDDPRYRMFSNQGVCTLEIRKPSPYDGGMYTCRAINDLGEAQVECKLEVKGGFTFYELLQRGVPLHLIDKYMTETKVVEQDK, encoded by the exons ATGCCAGAGCCCGAGAAGAAAG ATGAGACACCAAATGGCCAACCGGAAG TGTGGTCTTTGGGTGAGTCTCAGTCCGCGGAGGAAGTGGACAAGCCCATCGAgacccccacctccaccctgctAACGCTGAAACCCGTTAGCGGCACGGTGACCGTGG GTGGCGATATCACCTTTGTGGCAAAAGTGGAGGCCAAAGACCTACTGCGCAAACCCACCGTCAAGTGGTTTAAGGGAAAATGGATGGACTTGGCCAGCAAGACAGGGAAGCACTTGCAGCTCAAAGAGACCTTTGACCGCAATACCAAG GTCCATACGTTTGAGATGCAAATCATCAAGGCTAAGGAAAACTATGCAGGCAACTACAGGTGCGAAGTCAGCCTCAAGGACAAGTTTGACAGCTGCTCCTTCGACCTGGAAGTGAAAG CTGGGGGATCGCAAAGTATTGATATTCGATCCGCTTTTAAAAGGAG GGAACATAAACAGCAGGACGACACTCCCGAGGTGGATGTGTGGGAGATCCTCAAGAAAGCCCGTCCGGATCAGTACGAGAAGATTGCCTTCATGTATGGTATTACAGATCTGAGAGGACTGTTGCGCAGAATGAAGAAGATTCCCAAAGAGGAGAAGAAGAGCGAAG CTTTTGCAAAGAAGTTGGATCCTGCGTATCAAGTGGATAAAGGTGGCAAGATCCGCCTGATCGTGGACTTGACAGATCCCACGGTTGACCTAAAGTGGTACAAAAATGGACATGAGATCCGTCCAAGTCCCAA GTACATATTTGAGCACAAGGGTACACAAAGGATCATGGTCATCAACAACTGCGGCATGAATGATGATTCGGCGTATTCTGTGGCGGCGGGGGACGAGAAGTGCTCCACAGAGCTGTTTGTCAAAG AATTGCCGGTGAAGATCGCTAAAGGAATTGAACCCGTGACAACCACGGTGAATGAGCGGATCGAACTGATGTGTGAGGTCTCAGAGGAAGGTGCGCCGGTCAAATG GATGAAGAACGGTGTTGAGATTCCAACAGGGGTTCGATCCAGATATCGAGTAAAGTGCGAGGGAAACAAACACTATCTTGTGATCGATGATGCCTCCCTGGAAGATACCGGGACTTATTCCATCATGGCCTCTGGTGGCTCGTCCGAAGCTCACGTACAGGTTGACT TGAAACCACTGAAGATCCATCAGGACCTGCAGGATACAAAGGTGGTGCTGGGCAAGCCCTTAAAGCTGCAGTGTGAGATATCTCCGGGCAACGTCCCCGGCCGATGGTACAGGAATGGACAGTTGATCCAACCCAACGACCGCATCAGcatcacacacaaaaatag ggttCACGAGCTTTCAATTGAAACAAGCTCCCTTCACGATTCAGGAGATTACACTTTTGTACCTGAAGGGTACTCACATAGCCTTTCTGCCAAGATTCATGTCATAGGTACGTACGTTCAAATAAGGCACAGGGAGTTCACATCTCACACACCCGGAAATTGGCTAAGCATTTCATGTTCTTTTTCTTTAGATCCACCAAAGGTTCACTTGGAGGGCTTGAACTTCGTCGACAACACTGTGACAGTCGTTGCCGGAAACAAAATGCGCTTGGATATCCCAATAAGTGGAGAACCAGCCCCCAAGGTGGTGTGGATGAAAGGCGAAAGG GTAATTTTGGAGTCCGGAAATCGCGTCCGAGCTGAAACATATGTTGACCAGACTACCCTGACCATCGAAATCACGGAGCGTGAAGACACGGGCAATTATAAGCTAGTCCTTCAAAATGAGGCTGGTGAGGCCTCGGCAAGTATCAAACTGAAGGTCGTAG ACATCCCCGATTCTCCAGATGCTCCTTTGGTCCCTGTGATTGGAGGTGATTGGTGCTCCATGACATGGGAGCCACCCAAATATGACGGCGGTTCACCAATCTTAG GCTACTACATTGAGAGAAAAAAGAAGCAGAGTTCAAGATGGATGAGAATTAATTTTGACCTGATCAAAGAGACAACCTATGAGCCCAAGAAGATGATCGAAGGTGTGCCTTATGAAGTGCGGATATTTGCAATCAACGCAATCGGAGTGTCCAAGCCTAGTGAACCATCTAAAGCCTTTACCCCCCTTG CTGTGACCAGCGAGCCCACAATGCTAGTGGTGGATGACGTAACCGACACCACCGTGACCATCAAGTGGCGTCCTCCGGAGACAATCGGGGCTGCTGGACTCGACGGGTATTTAGTGGAGTACTGCCTTGAAGGAT CTGAGGAGTGGATCCCGGCCAACACCGAACTGATAGACAAGACCAGGTACACAATCAAAGGCCTGACACCTGAGAGCAAAGTCTTCATTCGGGTCAAGGCCGTCAATGCTGCTGGAGCCAGTGTTCCCCGAACAACTCAGCACGCTGTTCTTGTCAAGGAAGTTATCG AACCACCTAAGATCCGTGTCCCCCGTCACCTGAAGCAGACTTACACCAAAAGAGTTGGGGAAGCGGTCAACCTGGTGGTGCCGTTCATG GGCAAACCTAGGCCGAAGGTCACCTGGCTGAAGGATGGTCAACCCAtagatccggcccacgtgagcATCCGTAATACAGACAGCGACAGCATCATCTTTATCCGAAAAGCAGAGCGTAGCCACTCTGGGAAGTACCACATGAATGTGCAGGTGGAAAGCCACGTGGATTCGGCCGAAATGGACATACAGGTCATAG ACCTGCCTGGGCCTCCTCAGATGGTAACCATCGAAGACGTCTGGGGAGAAAATGTTTCCCTGTCCTGGACACCCCCAAGAGATAACGGCAATGCTGCTATAACCGGCTACACCATTCAAAAGGCAGACAAGAAGACAATG GAATGGTACACGTGCATTGAGCACTACCATCGCAACTCCATCGCCATCACGGAATTGGTGGTCGGGAATGAGTACTACTTCAGGGTTTTTTCAGAGAACATGTGTGGACTTAGCGAGTCGGCCACCCAAACCAAGAAAAGCGCCCTGATCGTCAAAGAAG ACATGAAGATGAAACTCATCGAGCACAACGACCACGACTTCAACGAGGCTCCCAAGTTCACACAGCCGCTCATCAACACGTTTGGCATCGCTGGTTACAACACCACCCTCAACTGCAGCGTGCGCGCTCACCCCAAG GCCAAAGTGACCTGGATGAAAAACAAGATCATCATTGGCGACGACCCGCGCTATCGCATGTTCAGCAACCAGGGCGTGTGCACGCTGGAAATCAGGAAACCCAGCCCTTATGACGGTGGCATGTACACCTGCAGGGCCATCAACGACTTGGGGGAAGCCCAGGTGGAGTGTAAACTGGAGGTCAAAG GAGGGTTCACCTTCTACGAACTCTTGCAACGCGGCGTGCCCCTCCACCTGATTGACAAGTACATGACCGAGACAAAGGTTGTTGAACAAGACAAGTAG